TTTCAGTGCGCGTATCTTCTAGAGTCCCCCTTGTGCTAGGATTTCCATTTTGGGATTCTAGGGTGATTCTAAAGTGAGTGATAGAGACCTTAGATCAAGGGCCCTTACTATACATCAGTGATGGGCTTTAATGAGCGTTGGACCATCCCCATATCGGCCCAACAATCCAAATCCGTCAAGCCCATTACCATAGGCCCGTCAGGCTTATATTTTATCCTCTTCAAGAGGTATACAAAGTTAGTATAGGAATATCTCCCAAAATATCCATAACTTAAATACAGGCAATAACAAAACATATATCAAGACTAAAACTGGACTGAAGTCACAGACAAATCAGAACCTGCTTGTCCTAGAATGAAGGGCAAACTGGATTTTCCTTGCCTCCAGATCTTTAAGCTAAAGGTGCTGAGAGCTAGCAAAGCACCTCCAAAGAGCACACCAGTGCTCAGAGTTGCAAGATTTCTTgagaaaacaaaaccaagaagTCCACCACTTAAAACCAGTCCACCTGTAACAAAATATAAGTTAAAAGTTATCAGTAAGTATTCATTTATAGTGGGAAAAAAATATGTGAGCAGGTATTTGTACAGTTAACATACTTATCACTAGCAATGTGGGCAGAAGTGAAGCATTTACAAATCAAAATGCTGCTAAAACATTTTATTGGAACActttaaaatacatatatatatatatatatatatatgtggtcTCAATCAGCAAGTGTACAAAAGTTGTAGCAGGTGAgagtaattttgattttgcaaTGAAGACAATGTTCCAACAGATTCATGTTGATAATAATACATAAACAACTGTGACAATCAAAATGCTTTGAGTAAGGGGTCAACTTTGAACAGCTTGTGATATAAAATTGCATTTCAACTGGTGTTTGAGGAGTCTACTACTCCTTAGCAGACTTCAGTTCATCTGATCATCATCCTTCACGTATCAGAATTATCAACGTCTAATATCAAAGCTTGGTCTTTTGAATGAGATGCATATTACTATTAATTGGTTGCCAATGAGGACTAGTTCAATTGGCACCTACtccccttataagttctatgtGTAAGGTGAAGTTGTGAATTCATGACCTATTAGatgcattaaaaaataataataaataaataaattttgaacccacaacctcactcTTTATCCCATTATTTGGGAATCGAGCAATAGCTCATTGGTTATATATAACAGAAATCATAACCAACTAATCAAGTATATCAGTCAACTTAACAGGCAAAATGTTCTAAGAAGTACAATATTCTGCTTATGAAATAATTTCTCAATATAATCAAGATTAAAATCCAACAGTGACATTTAAGATATCTCAAACATTGCCCAAAGTAAATTTTGCAAACCACTGCCTGCCTAAAAAGAGTTGAAAAATAACTAAAACCATGGcaagagaattaaaaaatttcccatattaactattaagactacaataaattgaataaaaaaaatttcccatatTACTGCTTGCCCCTaatcccctctctctctctctctctctctctctcagtctctctctggTGCCACTGCAATATGGTGTTTCAACTTCCATAACCCACGAATTGTAggatttatatatgaatttgagCTGAATGATGAATGGACTAGTGGCAATGGTACATGACCTATGGCTAAGCTAGCTAAGAAAGACAAAATCCATGATGTAGGGCAACTTTCTCAGATGGATAAAAGATCTCCACTGTAAATCTTGGTACGTAGAGATTTGCTGGCCATTGATGTaaaactctcacacacacacaccatgCCTTCCTTTACCGTCCATTAGTGggaatcaaaaatatttttgcatgtTTAGGACCGACATGCATATGATTCAACCTTGGCTCATACTGAGTACTTTTGTTACATCTAGGGAAAGAaagaccataattttttttgtcttcttatTAGGGCCTTAGAAAGGGccatataatttgataatttagaTATCTTTGCATGGGTCTGGGTCTATTGAATAAGCAATTTGTAGACTTAAAAGGCTATTGAGAATTGGACTTTTTTAATCAAAGACCAAAAGAATATATGGACTACTTCCTTGCATTGACCCTTAACCAAATATGGTATATGCTAGCTATGGCAGTGGACCATACCATGAATTATCAAAGACCcacttttctctttttgctAAAGCTGATACCTCCTAGTGCGATTTGGATTGAAACCACGTCTTGGAAAGAGTCATCATCAGAAAATGGCTCAGATGCCACTAGTGCATTTCTGTCTTCAGAGTTGGTGCTTGGTGTTCAATGGGTTAGGTCAGATTGCATTGGTAGGAATGagaaaatttagctacaaaattaattgtatctTAAAACTAAAACCTTActcattatctttttattggaggtgaattttgacaaattcactattagattactttttcttcttatatcatctatgtttgcaaaatttctaaaaaattaaaaattaataactatgtcatcaataaattatttaaattacaaatttttgtaatttaaaatttagcataaaatataatcttatagattataaagtaaataatatccaactGATACAAATTTTGACATATGCATTAAGAGCGCAAAgaaagagtgtaaagaacatacaatccaacggttagatgtttgaaatatttagtaatGCTAATAATATTGAATAAGATTGTAACTTTaaactacaacaaattttgtagctaaattttatcGAGGAAGGAATGGGTTCACTAATTGgaattcttttcctttttcctttttaatataGGTTTAATAATTCGAATTCTAGATTAGACAAGAAGAcccaattaattttattttacaataatcAATGATCTATAAGATGGCACTCTATCAATTAAGGATCCTATCCATTTTTATATCAGATAAAAATGGTATTACTCTACagtcatttttctcattttaactTTCAAGATTCATTAATTAGTGCAATAAGAACAGGTCTTTAATGGGTTTGGTCTGGTTGAACTTTCAAGGAAGTGGTTGAATTATTTGTTTTCTAAACCTTGGAAAAATATGGTCTTGTTCCATATGGTCAGCGACGACTAATTAGTAGGTTCTAGCCATCTGAAAATACTCATCAATCATGGCATGAGTCTAGGATTCTAGCCAACATGacattcaataatttaaaagaattcctacaattttctctctttttcctttctttctatcGATTAAAGTTTCCTAGTAGGTTCTCAACTAATTGATTCTTAGTTATTGACTATTATAGAAAATTAacaattacattttctttcgCATTGTATTGTGTTACAGCCAattgttttatacttttatcaGTTTCAGGTTtagtaaacaaaatatatatatatatatatatataaattaattattttatttgtttgctaCAAACCTTGTAATTTAATGGAAtaatctcctttcttttttaggAAAACAAATATTTGGATCTCGttattataactatcaaattttcaaaaataaaattattctatttatttttaaaaattataataattgtaataactaataagtatatatatatttattagagagtttcaacctttGGTGTCATACAAAAGATTAGTTATTGCATACTAGATCCCAATAATTGAGATTAATTGAGGTTTGGTCGAATTTATAACACACAatttagtagaattttttttatatacaaatatGTCTATCGATTTTTTTAGTTACTACTAAATTACAGAATAAATATAAGATATAATATTCAAATGTCAAAGTATTTCCAGAATCTACTCATTATTCTTCCCACCTCCTAGAATTACGTAACTACTGGGCAATAGATCGATTATAAAGACTATATGACTTTCTGAACTTCATAATTCTAACTTAGACTTATTCCAATGCATGCACATGGGAGTACTTGACCGGTTGACCCTCTTTCCCCTTCCCTATATATAGTGGTATCAGTCGGAGTTCACAAGGCAGAGATATCCAAAGGGCAAGAAAATATATTGTAGTTTTTGCTTCCTATCCCCAATGGCTTATTTCTTTGAgatgaataataaattttttatacttgCCACATTCATGCTTCTTGGGTTGTTCATGTCCTCCCTAGAAAAAATAGGTATGTTTATTGGgccttatttatttgtttttatcaatGTACGTACACATTTATCATCATTTCATGTAGCTAAAAATTAGGAGTATGCATGGGACATATTTGGTTGGGTTTAAGGTATTTTTCAACCTAAAATGGTCTCTTTGAGTTGAGAAATCTTTAACCCAACCCAATGCAACTTGTatgggttggattgggtttaGTCGCCAGGTTGGCACTACTTTGTCAAGCTTAATATATCAACACACAAAtcttagtcccaaatttttagAGTCAGTTATGAATCCTCAACATATTAGTTAAGGTTAGTCATATGCATTCTTTTTCGGTTTTTTATTCTATCCAAATCATATTCTCTACTACTTCTTTAATTAACAAGCCCTTTTTTAAAGGAAGATCCTCATATTTGGTAGTATATTTCCATGCATTTTCACTTATCAAtcaaacattttcattttagccTTGCTCAATTTATGAATATGTTGCTTCTTAATATGCATAGTTAGTCTTATGaaagttttacaaaattttctcttGGACCTAATATGTATTCTAGGATCACACCCTTTTCATTCTCTcaatctttatttattattaattcaaGATATCAaatgctctctctctttagTATCTCTTGGCCACTAAGCCTTaccactactttttttttttttctttttacttttgctAAATCTACATGTCATATCCTTGAGTCCTACATAATTAAAAGTCTTTAGATTCTAGTGTGTCCTACCAAAATTTTAACTTAGCATTAATTCTTCTAATTTCATCTacccaaatagaaataaatctttcatttaattattaaagCTTATTATTCAATAAATGATTACGATTCACACAATTGAACATAATATTCTAACTTTATCAAAACTGAGTATCAAACTATAGAATAAATATAAAGctaacatatttaaaaatacatatattatattattatttaaactataaaatataaactacaCAAGTTGGGTTTATGGTATAATTTGAAAAACCTTTGACTCGTACCTTCCCCATTTGGTAATGTGGTAGGGTTTAAGTTAAACCGATGTTGGTctttaattagaatttgttttatctgttttaagtattttaatagGTTCATGGAGTTTCTTTTGTAAACATGTCGGATTAGGATGAGATTGTATATATAAAGACAACTCAAGTTTCttgcattaaaaaataaataaataaataaataaaaagacaactcaagttttaataataataaaaaaaggcacAATTATCCATATTCACGTACCCAACATATATTACATTTTGTCTGTTCTTAGGGAAAACCAATATATTAATTAGGTAAACATTATTGTAAAAAGAAACTACCCTCTTGAATTTTGAGTAGGTGAGAATAAAAAACTGCAATAAGTTCTTTAACTTGCCAAAATTTGGGCACCTCACcttattatttaactttaagCATTCCaaaatttattagattttaaccaaaattctAGCAGTGTAAATTATATGAATTTTATCTTGtctttgaaaactaaaaatatgaattttgtcctgttgttgaaaactaaaaaatcttGGTTCAATTTGATGCAGGTGCACAACCTATAGGTGTTTGCTATGGACAAATAGGAGACAATTTACCACCTGAACAGGAAGTTATAAATCTTTTTCGAACAAATGGCATAGGAAAAATGCGAATTTATGGTCCAAATCCAGCAATCTTGGAGGCCCTTAGAGGATCCAACATAGAACTGATCCTGGATGTCACTAATGATAAACTTCAAGCCCTTTCTGATGCTGCAACTGCAAACGATTGGGTCCGGCAAAATGTACTGAACTACCCAGATGTCACATATAGGTACATTGCTGTTGGGAATGAAATAAAGCCTAATGATGGAAGGGCCCAATATGTTGTACCAGCCATGCAGAACATTCACAATGCAATTGTCTCAGCCAATTTACAAGACCAGATTAAGGTTTCAACTTCAATAGATATGTCACTGTTGGGCAATTCATACCCTCCATCGGCAGGCTCATTTAGTAACAGTGCAAGTTCATACATGGCCTCAGTCGTTACCTTCCTAGCAAACAATGGGGCACCACTTCTTGCCAATGTGTACCCATACTTTAGCTACATTGGTAACTCACAAAGCATCAGTTTAGACTATGCCTTATTAAGATCACCAGGGGTTGTGGTACAAGATGGTGAGTATGGATACCAAAATCTCTTTGATGCAATCTTGGATGCTCTCTATTCTGCCCTTGAGAAATCAGGTGGTTCCAATGTGAAGGTTGTTGTATCAGAGAGTGGTTGGCCATCTGAGGGTCATGATGCTGCAACAATTGATAATGCTGCCACTTACTACCAGAATTTGATCAATCATGTGAACAGTGGGACTCCAAAGAGGCCTGGACAAGCTATACAAACTTATTTGTTTGCTATGtttgatgaaaacaaaaaaggccCTGAGGAAACTGAGCGACATTTTGGTCTCTTCCACCCTGATAAACAGCCAAAATACCAAATCAGATTCAATTAgaagagtaatttttttttgggtaaaatttatACAGTTTTTGTTTGAGAATAATCCTGTCCCTTTGTTAACCCGGCAAGTATAACATGGGATTATTTGTGTTAGAATAAGTTGATGATGCCATATTTTGGTTGTATTTATAGCCTATTGGTGCTAATGTAATAAAATGTAATTCAAATTGTCTTAATTAACATGCTTATAAACTGTTTCTAGTTTCTTTATTTCAATTCCTATTCATTTGTTTCTTCATATCAAATTGTTACATGCACTGTCATATTATATACCATTGatcttaaattttgttttacagTAATTATactcaattaatttatttagcaTTAACAGAAAAGGACCTTCTAATCAAAAGTCTTGTAGCCCTACTGGTACCACCTAGTATTTCCAACAAAGATATctaggttcaaatcccccttcCCTCAATTATGGAattatccaaaaacaaaaagagtaaAATGGCCTTCTAAGGTTCAAGAAAACAGGTTGCAGAACCTTATATCAATATATCAGACACATACACATTCTTTCTAAACCAATTTAGTTATAATATTACAGTAGACACACCATGTTTACCTAATTGATAGGAGCTTTTGTCACTGACTCACTGTGGTCTTCAAGGATACATAAACAGAATTATACTGCTGGCTACTCTGTCAATATGGTCTGTCCAAAATCTATAGGGGATGTCCTAGTATTAATATCTGATCTCGAACCCTTGTTAAGCCTCTTTTCAGCATTCATGGTTACAGATTGGATTATTTCTTTAAACCTAATGCTTTATTTGATCTTCCACTGTGGACGTCTCTAATTTGTTCACCACTAAATAAACATTTAAATTGAATTATCGGTAAACCACAATCGAAGCAATGATTATGTTGTAAAAGTGGAAGCTTTAATACCAATTTGTTGAGAATAGCAGAAGCATGAATATCAATTTGTTGTGTGTGTATCTAAATAATAGTGggtttatacaaaatagaaatagaacGACAAAAGAAACAATTACACGGGAACACAAAAGTTTACGTGGTTTGGCTTTTGGCCTACGTCCATGGGCGGCGTCGAGGAGAAAGTTTCACTAACAAAAGGAAGAGATTACAAAGATAGTACCAAAACACTCTCACAAAACTAAAACCCCAAATACACCCAAAAGAGCTCTTAATCACCAGAAGCACGTGACTAGAGAAAActtaaatttctctctcaaaacaaaGCACGGCTTAGAACTCTAAAATAATATGCGGCTGCCTTTTATCACTAATCAATCAATTGCCGcataacaaatatatttatacaaaGTATAAGTCGGCTAAGGTATATTATTTGAGAGCATATCACAAAGTCGGCTATAcaagtcctaatataactaggacTTGGTTTACAAATCCTTCCAAGACAAGGACTATGCACTCTCACGTGCACTATTCAAGCCACTAATCataacaaatctccaccttggcttgaatttgGTCAAGCCCTATGAACAAAACTTCTCCACCGCCAAACCAAAGCCCTCAAGGGctatcacaaatcacaaacacaaatcaaGTCCAAGCAATACTTGAACTTGTCCAAAAGAACTAGCTTGGTCATCATATCCGCTGGATTATCCAATGTAGCAATCTTTCTAACTGCAACGGTGCCTTGAGATACAATCTCACTAATGAAGTGATATCTGACATCAATGTGTTTGGTTATCTCATGATACATCTGATTTTTAGTCAAATGTATGGTGCTCTGACTATCACAAAATACAACAATACCATCATGCTGTAATCCCAGATCACCAACCAAACCCTTCAACCAAATAGCCACTTTCACTGCCATATACTCTGTTTTTGTAGTAGACAAAACAATCGTCAACCGTAGTGTCACCTCCCAACTAATAGCACAACCAAATGTGAAGACATAACTCGTCAGAAATTTCTTCTAgtccaaatcaccaataaaatcaaaatccacAAATCCAACAATGCTACTACTCTCTATAGAATCCCTATAATATACCAAGTCAACATTTGCAGTACCTTTCAAATATTGAAGAGATACAATCTATTCACCCAAAGCAACAATCCACAAAGCTTCAATCTTAAGCTCCACCTGCTCA
The sequence above is drawn from the Quercus robur chromosome 7, dhQueRobu3.1, whole genome shotgun sequence genome and encodes:
- the LOC126693658 gene encoding glucan endo-1,3-beta-glucosidase-like; the encoded protein is MAYFFEMNNKFFILATFMLLGLFMSSLEKIGAQPIGVCYGQIGDNLPPEQEVINLFRTNGIGKMRIYGPNPAILEALRGSNIELILDVTNDKLQALSDAATANDWVRQNVLNYPDVTYRYIAVGNEIKPNDGRAQYVVPAMQNIHNAIVSANLQDQIKVSTSIDMSLLGNSYPPSAGSFSNSASSYMASVVTFLANNGAPLLANVYPYFSYIGNSQSISLDYALLRSPGVVVQDGEYGYQNLFDAILDALYSALEKSGGSNVKVVVSESGWPSEGHDAATIDNAATYYQNLINHVNSGTPKRPGQAIQTYLFAMFDENKKGPEETERHFGLFHPDKQPKYQIRFN